A genomic stretch from Sebastes fasciatus isolate fSebFas1 chromosome 23, fSebFas1.pri, whole genome shotgun sequence includes:
- the rpap3 gene encoding RNA polymerase II-associated protein 3, which translates to MSGGNKAVEFQLQLRQNQEDLTSFMRELGSWETDIKKKDEELRTGGLKEDQNKLPPVRNKDYKTKMRERRKKEPTGNGDAKAEDTKEASRIKAYDYKSWDKFDVDKALAEMDKEESPAESNESDSEEAAGDQENALAEKDKGNTFFKDGKYDDAIECYTRGMCADPYNPVLPTNRATSFFRLKKYAVAESDCNLAIALDSNYFKAYARRGAARFALKKYESALEDYETVLKLDPGNTEAQTEVAKIKEIIGHQAPAAPSEATQPPEAPTADPEQQRLMEEQQRRQEAAVQKDRGNAYFKEGKYEAAVECYSRGMEADCMNVLLPANRAMAFLKLEKYKEAEEDCTKAISLDGSYSKALARRATARVALGKLEEAKQDFQEVLKLEPGNKQALNELQKLQIDVASSGLLQTPDGTQRRTVQPVDKPTHLQSTKPLRRIDIEEVSGKVTVSEVESEFFVQEVTREAEDESSPLSTSPSAKMIKIEEIAEVPSLSSDQVPANRQTKQPAQQEVAHPPPPPAPSASSSSTAVDLPPPPTSSFQLEADLRKIGHQPEVIYRYLRQIKPEAFANIFHNSLEPDILNQILRTLHGFYIKNEAPAVTLEILRSLASVRRFDMAVMFLSSPEKKVLKELFDFLHQAELEESSVAALQKKYGV; encoded by the exons ATGTCCGGAGGGAACAAAGCGGTGGAGTTTCAGCTGCAGCTGAGACAGAATCAGGAGGATCTGACCAGCTTCATGAGGGAGCTGGGGAGCTGGGAGACAGATATCAAGAAGAAGGACGAGGAGCTGAGGACAGGAGGACTAAAGGAGGACCAG AATAAGCTCCCACCTGTGCGCAACAAAGACTACAAAACCAAGATGAGggaaaggaggaagaaggagccAACAGGCAACGGTGACGCAAAGGCAGAGGACACCAAGGAAGCCTCAAGGATAAAAGCATACGACTATAAATCATGGGACAAGTTTGACGTG GACAAGGCTCTGGCAGAGATGGATAAGGAGGAAAGTCCTGCAGAGTCAAATGAGTCAGACTCCGAGGAAGCTGCAGGTGATCAGGAGAACGCGCTGGCTGAGAAAGATAAG ggtAACACGTTTTTCAAAGATGGGAAGTACGACGATGCCATTGAGTGCTACACCAGAGGGATGTGTGCAGATCCCTACAACCCTGTGCTTCCCACAAACCGAGCCACCTCCTTCTTCAGACTCAAAAA GTATGCTGTGGCAGAGTCCGACTGCAACTTGGCGATAGCGCTGGACAGCAACTACTTCAAAGCGTACGCGAGAAGAGGAGCAGCACGGTTTGCACTGAAAAAATACGAATCTGCGTTAGAAG ATTATGAGACGGTTCTCAAGCTTGACCCCGGGAACACGGAAGCACAGACTGAAGTGGCAAAAATCAAAGAG attATAGGACATCAGGCACCGGCCGCCCCGAGTGAAGCCACGCAGCCACCGGAGGCTCCCACAGCCGACCCTGAGCAGCAGAGACtgatggaggagcagcagagacgACAGGAGGCGGCTGTACAAAAAGACAGA GGGAATGCTTATTTCAAAGAGGGGAAGTATGAAGCGGCTGTTGAGTGCTACAGCAGAGGAATGGAGGCAGACTGCATGAACGTCCTGCTGCCCGCCAACAGAGCCATGGCCTTCCTCAAGCTGGAGAA gtataaggaggcagaggaggactGCACCAAAGCCATTTCTCTGGACGGTTCTTACTCCAAGGCTCTCGCCCGTCGCGCCACCGCCAGAGTGGCTTTAGGGAAACTGGAGGAAGCCAAACAAG aTTTCCAGGAGGTGTTGAAACTGGAACCCGGGAACAAGCAGGCCCTGAACGAGCTCCAGAAACTGCAGATT GATGTGGCTTCCAGCGGCCTTCTTCAGACACCAGACGGCACACAGAGGAGAACAGTTCAGCCGGTAGACAAACCAACACATCTGCAGTCAACT AAACCTCTGCGGAGGATCGATATCGAGGAAGTGAGTGGAAAGGTGACGGTGTCCGAGGTGGAGTCCGAGTTCTTCGTCCAGGAGGTGACGAGGGAGGCCGAGGATGAATCCTCTCCGCTGTCGACGTCACCCAGCGCCAAGATGATCAAGATCGAGGAGATAGCAGAAGTCCCCTCGCTCTCATCTGACCA AgttcctgctaacagacagaccaaACAACCAGCGCAGCAGGAAGTcgctcatcctcctcctcctcctgcaccgTCAGCCAGCTCCTCCTCGACAGCAGTAGACCTGCCTCCTCCACCCACCAGCAGCTTCCAGCTGGAGGCCGACCTCCGCAAGATCGGACACCAGCCGGAAGTGATTTACAGATATCTGAGG CAAATCAAACCCGAGGCGTTCGCAAACATTTTCCACAACTCCCTTGAACCCGACATTCTCAATCAGATCCTGAGGACACTGCATGGTTTCTATATCAA GAACGAAGCCCCGGCCGTCACGCTGGAGATCCTCAGGAGCCTCGCGAGCGTGAGGCGCTTCGACATGGCCGTCATGTTCCTGTCGTCCCCGGAGAAGAAAG TGCTTAAAGAACTGTTTGACTTCCTTCACCAAGCCGAGCTGGAGGAATCGTCTGTCGCAGCTTTACAGAAGAAGTACGGCGTGTGA
- the atp23 gene encoding mitochondrial inner membrane protease ATP23 homolog produces MDQSKQEEEYGYDLFPERNTRNYKGGSIAESLFTFNHKCQVMLQLAMETSPYAKLLLSAMKSSGCKVFKDRHFSCEDCDGTVSGGFDAASSQIVLCQNNIHQQSHMNRVVTHELIHAFDHCRAHVDWFNNFRHLACSEIRAANLSEDCSFSNEVSRFNFGLKQHHQECVRGRALRSILAVRKISREEAVKIVDEVFDTCFNDHAPFGRIPHDKKDAKFANRDYENRDRYYANL; encoded by the exons ATGGATCAGTCTAAACAAGAGGAGGAATATGGATACGACTTGTTCCCGGAGAGGAACACGAGGAACTACAAGGGAGGATCCATCGCAGAGAGTCTGTTCACTTTCAACCACAAGTGTCAGGTCATGCTGCAGCTGGCCATGGAGACCA GTCCTTATGCCAAACTCCTCCTCAGTGCCATGAAGAGTTCAGGATG CAAAGTGTTCAAAGACCGACACTTCTCCTGTGAGGATTGTGACGGGACGGTCAGCGGTGGCTTTGATGCAGCTTCTTCTCAA ATCGTCTTGTGTCAGAACAACATCCACCAGCAGTCCCACATGAACCGAGTGGTCACACACGAGCTCATCCATGCCTTTGACCACTGTCGGGCCCACGTGGACTGGTTCAACAACTTCAGACATCTGGCCTGTTCTGAG ATTCGGGCCGCTAACCTCAGTGAAGACTGCTCCTTTAGCAACGAAGTCTCCAGATTCAACTTCGGCTTGAAGCAGCACCATCAG GAGTGCGTCAGAGGCCGCGCCCTTCGCTCCATCCTGGCTGTGAGGAAAATAAGCCGAGAGGAGGCGGTGAAAATAGTGGACGAGGTCTTCGACACATGCTTCAACGACCACGCGCCGTTCGGACGAATCCCGCACGACAAGAAGGACGCTAAGTTTGCCAACAGAGATTATGAGAACAGAGATCGATATTACGCTAACCTTTAA